One genomic region from Ochotona princeps isolate mOchPri1 chromosome 5, mOchPri1.hap1, whole genome shotgun sequence encodes:
- the KLHL23 gene encoding kelch-like protein 23 isoform X1 translates to MALKGQEDYIYLFKDSAHPVDLLDAFRTFYLDGLFTDITLQCPSGIIFHCHRAVLAACSNYFKAMFTADMKEKFKNKIKLSGIHHDILEGLVNYAYTSQIEITKRNVQSLLQAADLLQFLSVKKACEQFLVRHLDIDNCIGMHSFAEFHMCPELEKESRRILCSRFKEVWQQEEFLEISLEKFLFILSRKNLSVWKEEAIIEPVIKWTAHDVEKRIECLYNLLSYINIDIDPVYLKTALGLQRNCLLTENKIRSLIYNALNPMHKEISQRSTATMYIIGGYYWHPLSEVHIWDPLTNVWIQGAEIPDYTRESYGVTCVGPNIYVTGGYRTDNIEALDTVWIYNSESDDWTEGLPMLNARYYHCAVTLGGCVYALGGYRKGAPAEEAEFYDPLKEKWIPIANMIKGVGNATACVLHEVIYVIGGHCGYRGSCTYDKVQSYNSDINEWSLITSSPHPEYGLCSVPFESKLYLVGGQTTITECYDPEQNKWREIAPMMERRMECGAVIMNGCIYVTGGYSYSKGTYLQSIEKYDPELNKWEIVGNLPSAMRSHGCVCVYNV, encoded by the exons ATGGCTCTCAAAGGACAAGAAGATTACATTTATCTCTTCAAGGATTCCGCACATCCTGTGGACCTTCTGGATGCCTTCAGAACATTTTACCTGGATGGATTATTTACTGATATCACCCTTCAGTGTCCTTCGGGCATCATCTTCCATTGTCACCGAGCTGTGTTAGCTGCTTGCAGCAATTATTTCAAGGCCATGTTCACGGCGGACAtgaaggaaaaatttaaaaacaaaatcaaactctCTGGTATCCACCATGATATTCTGGAAGGCCTTGTCAATTATGCATATACATCCCAGATTGAAATAACGAAAAGAAATGTCCAAAGCCTGCTGCAGGCAGCAGATCTGTTGCAGTTCCTCTCCGTGAAGAAGGCTTGCGAGCAGTTCTTGGTAAGACACCTGGATATTGACAATTGTATTGGAATGCACTCCTTTGCGGAGTTTCACATGTGTCCAGAACTAGAGAAGGAATCTCGGAGAATTCTGTGCTCAAGGTTTAAGGAAGTGTGGCAACAAGAAGAATTTCTAGAAATCAGCCTTGAGAAGTTCCTCTTTATCTTATCGAGGAAGAATCTAAGTGTTTGGAAAGAAGAAGCTATCATAGAGCCAGTGATTAAGTGGACTGCCCATGATGTGGAAAAGCGAATTGAATGCTTGTATAATCTGCTGAGCTATATCAACATTGACATTGATCCAGTGTATTTAAAAACAGCATTAGGCCTTCAAAGAAACTGCTTgctaacagaaaataaaatccgCTCTCTAATATACAATGCTTTGAATCCTATGCATaaggagatttcccagaggtccACAGCCACAATGTATATCATTGGAGGCTACTACTGGCATCCTTTGTCAGAAGTCCACATATGGGATCCTTTGACAAATGTTTGGATTCAGGGAGCAGAAATACCAGATTATACCAGAGAGAGTTATGGGGTTACATGTGTAGGACCCAACATTTATGTCACTGGGGGCTATAGGACGGATAACATAGAAGCTCTTGACACAGTGTGGATCTATAACAGTGAAAGCGACGATTGGACAGAGGGTTTGCCAATGCTCAATGCTAGGTATTACCACTGTGCAGTCACCTTGGGTGGCTGTGTCTATGCCTTAGGGGGTTACAGAAAAGGAGCGCCAGCAGAAGAGGCCGAGTTCTATGACCCTTTAAAGGAGAAATGGATCCCTATTGCCAACATGATTAAAG GTGTGGGAAATGCTACTGCCTGTGTCTTACATGAAGTTATCTATGTCATTGGCGGTCACTGCGGCTACAGAGGAAGCTGCACCTATGACAAGGTCCAGAGCTACAATTCCGATATCAATGAATGGAGCCTCATCACCTCCAGTCCACATCCAG aatatggaTTGTGCTCAGTTCCATTTGAAAGCAAGCTGTATCTAGTCGGTGGACAAACTACAATCACAGAGTGCTACGACCCTGAACAAAACAAGTGGAGAGAAATTGCTCCCATGATGGAAAGAAGGATGGAGTGTGGTGCTGTCATCATGAACGGATGCATTTATGTCACTGGAGGATATTCCTACTCCAAGGGAACATATCTTCAGAGTATTGAGAAATATGATCCAGAGCTGAACAAGTGGGAAATTGTGGGTAACCTTCCCAGTGCCATGCGGTCTCatggatgtgtttgtgtgtataatGTCTGA
- the KLHL23 gene encoding kelch-like protein 23 isoform X2, whose protein sequence is MALKGQEDYIYLFKDSAHPVDLLDAFRTFYLDGLFTDITLQCPSGIIFHCHRAVLAACSNYFKAMFTADMKEKFKNKIKLSGIHHDILEGLVNYAYTSQIEITKRNVQSLLQAADLLQFLSVKKACEQFLVRHLDIDNCIGMHSFAEFHMCPELEKESRRILCSRFKEVWQQEEFLEISLEKFLFILSRKNLSVWKEEAIIEPVIKWTAHDVEKRIECLYNLLSYINIDIDPVYLKTALGLQRNCLLTENKIRSLIYNALNPMHKEISQRSTATMYIIGGYYWHPLSEVHIWDPLTNVWIQGAEIPDYTRESYGVTCVGPNIYVTGGYRTDNIEALDTVWIYNSESDDWTEGLPMLNARYYHCAVTLGGCVYALGGYRKGAPAEEAEFYDPLKEKWIPIANMIKEYGLCSVPFESKLYLVGGQTTITECYDPEQNKWREIAPMMERRMECGAVIMNGCIYVTGGYSYSKGTYLQSIEKYDPELNKWEIVGNLPSAMRSHGCVCVYNV, encoded by the exons ATGGCTCTCAAAGGACAAGAAGATTACATTTATCTCTTCAAGGATTCCGCACATCCTGTGGACCTTCTGGATGCCTTCAGAACATTTTACCTGGATGGATTATTTACTGATATCACCCTTCAGTGTCCTTCGGGCATCATCTTCCATTGTCACCGAGCTGTGTTAGCTGCTTGCAGCAATTATTTCAAGGCCATGTTCACGGCGGACAtgaaggaaaaatttaaaaacaaaatcaaactctCTGGTATCCACCATGATATTCTGGAAGGCCTTGTCAATTATGCATATACATCCCAGATTGAAATAACGAAAAGAAATGTCCAAAGCCTGCTGCAGGCAGCAGATCTGTTGCAGTTCCTCTCCGTGAAGAAGGCTTGCGAGCAGTTCTTGGTAAGACACCTGGATATTGACAATTGTATTGGAATGCACTCCTTTGCGGAGTTTCACATGTGTCCAGAACTAGAGAAGGAATCTCGGAGAATTCTGTGCTCAAGGTTTAAGGAAGTGTGGCAACAAGAAGAATTTCTAGAAATCAGCCTTGAGAAGTTCCTCTTTATCTTATCGAGGAAGAATCTAAGTGTTTGGAAAGAAGAAGCTATCATAGAGCCAGTGATTAAGTGGACTGCCCATGATGTGGAAAAGCGAATTGAATGCTTGTATAATCTGCTGAGCTATATCAACATTGACATTGATCCAGTGTATTTAAAAACAGCATTAGGCCTTCAAAGAAACTGCTTgctaacagaaaataaaatccgCTCTCTAATATACAATGCTTTGAATCCTATGCATaaggagatttcccagaggtccACAGCCACAATGTATATCATTGGAGGCTACTACTGGCATCCTTTGTCAGAAGTCCACATATGGGATCCTTTGACAAATGTTTGGATTCAGGGAGCAGAAATACCAGATTATACCAGAGAGAGTTATGGGGTTACATGTGTAGGACCCAACATTTATGTCACTGGGGGCTATAGGACGGATAACATAGAAGCTCTTGACACAGTGTGGATCTATAACAGTGAAAGCGACGATTGGACAGAGGGTTTGCCAATGCTCAATGCTAGGTATTACCACTGTGCAGTCACCTTGGGTGGCTGTGTCTATGCCTTAGGGGGTTACAGAAAAGGAGCGCCAGCAGAAGAGGCCGAGTTCTATGACCCTTTAAAGGAGAAATGGATCCCTATTGCCAACATGATTAAAG aatatggaTTGTGCTCAGTTCCATTTGAAAGCAAGCTGTATCTAGTCGGTGGACAAACTACAATCACAGAGTGCTACGACCCTGAACAAAACAAGTGGAGAGAAATTGCTCCCATGATGGAAAGAAGGATGGAGTGTGGTGCTGTCATCATGAACGGATGCATTTATGTCACTGGAGGATATTCCTACTCCAAGGGAACATATCTTCAGAGTATTGAGAAATATGATCCAGAGCTGAACAAGTGGGAAATTGTGGGTAACCTTCCCAGTGCCATGCGGTCTCatggatgtgtttgtgtgtataatGTCTGA